The sequence below is a genomic window from Plasmodium gaboni strain SY75 chromosome 10, whole genome shotgun sequence.
ttgatatgTATTAGGTGTTAAAGAGCGTGTTCTTACAAATACGTTATTAGTGGTAGGTGTAAAGAAActaaatttatttatattattattattttgataattatttgttctgtcatttttatatattaatatttccgttttgttattttttacattactctctttatttattacatttttttgACTAGATTTACAGAAGAAGCTTTTGTGtgttttttgtttattattttgtgtGTTGGCACATGGGTTTAAAATATTGTTCATgttgtttatatttaaattaaagCATCCATCATTAACGCTACTActactattaatattattactattaatatgattaccattaatatgattaccattaatatgattaccattaatatgattactattaatatgattactattaatattatttatatgtttaccttcagtatttatattaatattcaTTTGTTGATTATCATGTTGACCATAATAATATACCACATCATTATCTGGAACTATATTATTTGCAGATGCATTCatatatagatatttttcttcttgtGGTGATATAAACATAACTTGTTCGTTAGGTGCATAAACAGaatgtttttttatgtcatattcatttgtattataAATTCCTTGgatatattcattatttatataattattataatttaatatatctgAATTTGTTGTATATTGATTTAACGTGTTATTATAAGAATGTGCTTGATgatcatttaaattattttcatatataatatttttttcatatggtaaattattttcttgggcataatatttaacattattatcaaCAAAACAAACacttttattttgtttatgTTCATTCGATAATGGGATATATCCTTTTGTTTCATAAACATCAAACTCTTTATATTGTTTCTTTTgtttattatgtttatcatgtttattatgtttttttttaatttcatcATCAAACTGATTATAAGAATGTATTTCTTGATCTTCATATATTTGttcattatcatcatcattagTATGATTGTCATCATTTGTATTATCGTCATCATTTGTATTATCATCACCATTTGTATGTATTTCTtccttttcatttttttttttattttttttctttgaAGTGGATACTTTCTTTGtcctttttttaatatgatttttatgttttatcAAAATAACATCCTCATCAGTATACTCAGAAATTAATTGTGGATTAATACTTTTGACAATGGATGTGgttaattttttcaataGATGATTGTTAGGTAGATCTATAAGGATTTGTTCATTCGATTCATGCTTAAgatttgtattattattaataatatctttattatttaaatgatgaatatttttttttttttttttgagaTTATTGtcttttataatattgtaatattcatttttcaTTACATCTTGATCCATAGTgttttcataatttttataattttcttcatcCATAATATGATGAGTTGGAGTCTCATCTATATAATTGTGTTGTTCACATACAAGAttagtttttttttcttcatatatactattattatttatcatttgaTTATGTGGTGAAAAGGTATTATAGTATAagttttttatattatgattattattaaaaggTTTCGAATTATAATGATTCACATGactaatattataatgGTTGTTATACATATTGTTGTGTTCGTTACTtgatttaatttttaattcgTTAGGATCATATGCACtgtcatatatattatcatatatattgtCATATACATTGCCAGCAAGTGgtgaaaatatatttgtagTACCTTTCATAgacatttttataaatacatataaatataaatatatgtgtgtgtgtatatatatataatttcttttttaatatattacatatgcttttatttatgtatttatattatcacataattatttttttattttttgttttttattttttttaatttttggACATACTGAAAAGAGTCAATAATGcataaacaaataataaacaacaaaaaaaaaaaaaaaaaaaaaaatacacaaAATTATACGTTAAAAGAAATATCCAAtaacattattttatgtacacatggaaaataaaataaaattaaaaaatgaagaaaaataaatatatacatacataatattatatatatatatatatatataaatcatatatgtatttattttatttttttagtggttattatatacaatatatatttgtctattttttcttttttttttttcataatcTTTAGaattatacataattttaaaaaagtaatattctatgtatatgtatatatatatatatatatatatatatatatataacaaaaaaaaaaaaaaaaaataaataaataaataataaatatagtgtaatatatttttttatgcatacatataaaatatgtacaATAAAATACTTCATATTGAgtgtaaaataaaacacataaaattattttcttttttataaacaaaactttaaatatataaaaaaaaaaaataaataatataatataatataaagaatgatatatccatatatgatatattgaaaataaaattaacaTTTGTATTTTGAATTATGCATAGATTATAATGGcaacaaaaaattattcatgatgttaataaataaaaactacaagtattattataaatattatataaatattatatatatatatatatatatatatatatacaaactactacaaaataaataagaaatattttatgtatcATATGTATCctatataatacataattattaattatttagtattttatttcatttgatgatttaattttaatttctGTTTGTTTTTTTGGAACAGcttttgtttttgtttttcttttataatttcttctttttctacGATGGCTATAATATCGTCtattttttctcttttctttttatttttttttgaattattgtttaataatagttttattttttcattgACCTGAACCTGGAAGgaatgaataaatatataaattaatgtatgtgtaaatataaatatatatatataaacatatatataacatatatattacatatatatatataatatgtataatatgttgcctcttttttttattttatttttttttattttttttttattttttttttttttttttttttttttttttttttttttttttttttttttttttttttttttttttttttttttttttttttttttttttttttttttttttttttttttttttttttttttttttttttttttttttttttttttttttaatttgtcGTCATTATTTCCATCATCTATATTACATGAGgatttttctttattatcatctATACTGAGGTTATTAGAATTTTGATCTTTTACATTATTTGTTTCTACAGTTTTGATGTctgtattattattttctgTATTCAATAGAGTGTTACTCATTGTATATTCCAACAATAAATTATCAaagttttttttcttatttgCATTATTTGAgcttttatttttttttttatttccacttttctttttttttttaatttctttcACTTTATTAGaattttgattttttatattctcTTGATTATTATCAGcattttcttcttcatcttcatcatcaAATTCGGTACTGTCATCATCAGAAACTTCTAcagttttttttttttttttattctcattgttttttttttcattcttttcttgatcctttaatttttct
It includes:
- a CDS encoding hypothetical protein (conserved Plasmodium protein, unknown function), with amino-acid sequence MNYKNNIYDILRQEDKIKRKAKQLKEDQKKKENEKKDFSTFSFDINKYTSWADMVDEYDEFFYEVEKLKDQEKNEKKNNENKKKKKTVEVSDDDSTEFDDEDEEENADNNQENIKNQNSNKVKEIKKKKKSGNKKKNKSSNNANKKKNFDNLLLEYTMSNTLLNTENNNTDIKTVETNNVKDQNSNNLSIDDNKEKSSCNIDDGNNVQVNEKIKLLLNNNSKKNKKKREKIDDIIAIVEKEEIIKEKQKQKLFQKNKQKLKLNHQMK